Proteins from one Coffea arabica cultivar ET-39 chromosome 8c, Coffea Arabica ET-39 HiFi, whole genome shotgun sequence genomic window:
- the LOC113706414 gene encoding protein MODIFYING WALL LIGNIN-2-like: protein MVNMERHHCSYAVILLLSLIIILGLISFSLCFAAEFKRSKKEDLRFNGKLCYLAGSQGFDLGVAALVFLFIAQIIGNLLVCCKFWSRSHERGCKTKQPKIVIISLVLSWISFGVTIILLGAAASMSKSQPYGEGWLDGECYVVKDGIFLGSAILILITLGTTISSIIITIRRRQAEKEGRKVHAQAESA from the exons ATGGTTAATATGGAAAGACACCACTGCAGCTATGCAGTAATACTATTGCTTTCCCTTATCATCATCCTTGGCctcatctctttttctttgtgtTTTGCTGCTGAATTCAAGAGATCAAAG AAAGAGGACCTTAGATTTAATGGGAAGCTTTGTTACTTAGCAGGAAGTCAAGGATTTGATTTGGGAGTTGCAGCCTTAGTGTTTCTGTTCATTGCTCAAATCATTGGAAACCTTCTTGTTTGCTGCAAGTTTTGGTCAAGAAGCCATGAAAGAGGCTGCAAGACAAAGCAACCAAAGATAGTCATCATTTCTTTAGTTCTTTCATG GATCAGCTTTGGAGTCACTATTATATTATTAGGTGCAGCTGCCAGCATGAGTAAGAGTCAACCCTATGGAGAAGGATGGTTAGATGGGGAATGCTACGTTGTTAAGGATGGAATTTTTCTTGGCTCAgcaattttgattttgattacTTTAGGTACAACAATTTCTTCGATTATCATTACAATAAGAAGGAGACAAGCCGAAAAAGAAGGCAGAAAAGTGCATGCACAAGCCGAATCTGCCTAG